The proteins below are encoded in one region of Penicillium psychrofluorescens genome assembly, chromosome: 4:
- a CDS encoding uncharacterized protein (ID:PFLUO_005880-T1.cds;~source:funannotate), with protein sequence MKIFYMGVLRNDTKPALQLCGEKELSSFSRFTRQNYEEFLMLFCRTVAERTNPGQRQDVEEKSYTFHAYGRTEGVAGVIVTDGEYPALVAHQLLSKMLDEFLIKNPRTAFSDPNLRENACSFPQLKEYIIKYQDPSQADSIMKIQQELDETKIVLHKTIESVLERGEKIDSLVAKSDGLSAQSKMFYTQAKKQNSCCVVM encoded by the exons ATGAAGATCTTCTATATGGGC GTTCTTCGGAACGACACGAAACCCGCCCTGCAACTATGCGGGGAAAAGGAGCTCAGCAG CTTCTCCCGTTTCACTCGGCAAAA CTATGAGGAGTTCCTGATGCTCTTCTGCCGCACGGTTGCCGAGCGCACAAACCCAGGGCAACGCCAGGATGTCGAAGAGAAGTCCTACACCTTCCACGCGTACGGTCGGACGGAAGGCGTGGCCGGTGTGATCGTGACTGATGGAGAGTACCCCGCGCTGGTGGCCCACCAGCTTCTCTCGAAGATGCTCGACGAGTTCCTCATCAAGAACCCGCGCACGGCATTCTCAGACCCGAATTTGCGTGAAAATGCCTGCTCCTTCCCGCAGCTCAAGGAATACATCATCAAGTACCAGGACCCCAGCCAGGCAGACAGCATCATGAAGATTCAAcaggagctggacgagacCAAGATCGTCCTTCACAAGACG ATCGAGAGTGTGTTGGAGCGCGGCGAGAAGATAGATTCTCTGGTTGCCAAAAGCGACGGTCTGTCAGCCCAGAGTAAGATGTTCTATACCCAG GCCAAGAAACAAAACTCTTGCTGTGTTGTGATGTAA